One window of the Fervidobacterium thailandense genome contains the following:
- the clpP gene encoding ATP-dependent Clp endopeptidase proteolytic subunit ClpP has product MDKEKELKRIISQYVPIVIESTGRYERAYDIYSRLLKDRIIFLGTAIDDHVANLVVAQLLFLEAENPDKDIQLYINSPGGEVTAGLAIYDTMQYVKCDVTTICIGQAASMGAILLAAGTKGKRFALPHSRIMIHQPLGGAAGTAKDVEILTKELLRIKHMLNEILSYHTGQPIERIEKDTDRDFFMSAHEALEYGIIDKVIMPGERRG; this is encoded by the coding sequence ATGGATAAGGAAAAGGAACTAAAGAGGATAATAAGCCAGTACGTACCAATAGTCATTGAGTCCACAGGTAGATACGAGCGAGCTTACGACATTTACTCTAGGTTACTGAAGGACAGAATCATATTCTTGGGAACGGCCATCGATGATCACGTGGCCAACCTTGTAGTTGCGCAACTACTCTTTTTGGAAGCCGAAAACCCGGATAAAGACATCCAACTTTACATCAACTCTCCCGGTGGAGAAGTCACTGCCGGTTTGGCTATATACGATACAATGCAGTATGTCAAGTGCGATGTGACGACCATATGTATTGGTCAAGCGGCCTCCATGGGTGCGATTCTACTTGCCGCGGGAACAAAGGGAAAGCGATTCGCACTCCCACATAGCCGGATCATGATACACCAACCACTCGGAGGTGCCGCGGGAACGGCAAAGGATGTTGAAATACTCACCAAAGAGTTACTGAGGATAAAACACATGCTCAACGAAATTCTTAGTTACCACACCGGACAACCTATCGAAAGGATCGAAAAGGACACGGACCGCGATTTCTTTATGAGTGCACACGAGGCGCTTGAGTATGGTATAATAGATAAAGTGATTATGCCAGGTGAAAGGCGCGGGTGA
- a CDS encoding IS256 family transposase, translating to MLSHSKKNLCFSKLVKLPEQVLALFIDAYHCFVRSDSRVSEHACYIIVGIDLKGQKDIFGVYTFPGNESSLNWNVVLRDLFDRGLKEPCIIVSDDFPGLHDKLKMVYPKAHHQLCLVHLQRNIRKNLPKQDASQLNEQVKQLIHFDDVHTGKVHLERLFSQYMNNPKYSSYIKTLFEKIEQYTAFLNFPKPVRKHLYTTNVVESVNSLVEKIRISQGGYFNSIEVLELNIYLRRQNLKQTKWKNSVPRIAGEAYEVLQIYNVMYKLSR from the coding sequence TTGTTAAGTCACTCAAAGAAGAACTTATGCTTTTCAAAACTCGTTAAGTTACCTGAACAAGTTCTTGCTCTTTTCATTGATGCTTATCATTGCTTTGTTAGAAGTGATTCTCGTGTTAGTGAACATGCTTGTTATATTATCGTCGGTATCGATTTAAAAGGTCAAAAAGATATCTTCGGTGTTTATACTTTCCCTGGTAATGAGAGTTCTCTCAATTGGAATGTCGTACTTAGAGATTTGTTTGATCGTGGTCTCAAAGAGCCTTGCATCATCGTTAGTGATGATTTCCCAGGCTTACATGACAAACTCAAAATGGTATATCCAAAAGCTCATCATCAGTTATGTTTAGTTCATCTTCAAAGAAATATCAGAAAGAATCTCCCCAAACAAGATGCTTCACAACTCAACGAACAAGTCAAACAGCTCATACATTTTGACGATGTTCATACCGGAAAAGTTCACCTTGAAAGGTTATTTAGTCAGTATATGAATAATCCAAAATACTCCAGCTACATCAAAACGCTATTTGAGAAAATAGAGCAATACACAGCATTCTTGAATTTCCCAAAGCCAGTAAGAAAACACCTTTACACAACAAATGTCGTTGAAAGTGTGAATAGCTTAGTTGAAAAAATTAGGATATCCCAAGGAGGATACTTCAACAGTATTGAGGTATTAGAACTGAACATATACTTAAGAAGACAAAATCTCAAACAAACGAAATGGAAGAACTCAGTACCAAGAATAGCTGGAGAAGCGTATGAAGTATTACAAATATACAATGTGATGTACAAACTAAGCAGATGA
- a CDS encoding cobyric acid synthase, which yields MSKAIVILGTMSSAGKSLIVTGLCRIFARKGIKVAPFKAQNMSNNAAVCKDGGEIGRAQYLQAIACKIEPTVDMNPILLKPEGNSKSQIIIRGKVWNSLNAKDYYKRKRYLWDVVVESLEKLKNEYELIIVEGAGSPVELNLKQNDIVNMAIAKYLDAPTYIVGDIDRGGIFAQLLGTYWLLEEEEKKLVKGFIVNKFRGDINLFKDGVSIIQEKSGVPVIGIVPYITDLILPEEDVATIEDFAKSAVKSADKKIDICVISYPHISNFDDFDAFKMQREVNLRFVRRVEEFGKPDLVILPGSKNTISDLIWIRKTGFEDVLKRYVQNGGKLVGICGGYQMLGKKIHDPQKMESDTETIDGLGFLNTVTVLRTNKTTRQITARMVKDIGSFTDENLEGYEIHLGQTEFLDANHGIFEIIYENQTIKDGAFSEDFKIWGTYIHGIFNNDAFRNSFLKTLGVEISELSYKESLNKNIDKLADVIEENIDVQKIMEDAGIF from the coding sequence ATGAGTAAAGCAATAGTTATCTTAGGTACGATGTCTTCGGCGGGTAAGAGTCTAATCGTTACAGGTTTGTGCAGGATATTCGCACGTAAAGGTATCAAAGTTGCTCCGTTTAAGGCGCAAAATATGTCAAATAACGCAGCTGTGTGTAAAGATGGTGGAGAGATAGGAAGAGCGCAGTATCTCCAAGCTATCGCTTGCAAAATAGAACCTACTGTTGACATGAATCCAATTCTGCTTAAACCCGAAGGCAATTCGAAATCTCAAATTATCATACGTGGTAAAGTGTGGAATTCTTTGAACGCCAAAGATTATTACAAACGAAAAAGATACCTTTGGGATGTGGTTGTTGAATCTCTTGAAAAGTTAAAAAATGAATACGAACTCATCATCGTTGAAGGTGCTGGGAGCCCTGTTGAACTCAATTTGAAGCAAAACGACATCGTTAATATGGCTATCGCTAAATATTTAGACGCTCCTACTTACATCGTTGGTGATATAGACCGTGGTGGAATATTCGCACAACTTTTGGGTACTTACTGGCTTTTGGAAGAGGAAGAAAAAAAGTTAGTGAAGGGATTTATCGTTAACAAATTCAGGGGAGATATTAATCTTTTCAAAGATGGTGTGAGTATAATCCAAGAAAAAAGTGGAGTACCTGTTATTGGAATAGTGCCTTATATCACTGATTTGATCTTACCTGAAGAAGATGTTGCAACTATCGAAGACTTTGCCAAAAGTGCTGTCAAAAGTGCTGATAAGAAGATAGATATATGTGTTATCTCTTATCCACACATATCCAACTTCGATGATTTCGATGCTTTTAAGATGCAAAGAGAAGTCAACTTAAGATTTGTTCGAAGGGTTGAAGAATTTGGCAAACCAGATTTAGTGATATTACCCGGTTCGAAAAACACGATTTCTGATTTAATCTGGATCAGAAAAACTGGTTTTGAAGATGTGCTCAAAAGATACGTTCAAAATGGCGGTAAATTAGTTGGTATCTGTGGTGGTTATCAGATGCTTGGCAAAAAGATACACGACCCGCAAAAGATGGAAAGTGATACGGAAACTATCGATGGGCTTGGATTTCTGAATACCGTAACTGTGCTTAGAACTAACAAGACAACACGTCAGATAACTGCAAGGATGGTCAAAGACATTGGATCTTTCACAGACGAAAACCTGGAAGGATACGAGATTCACCTTGGACAAACGGAGTTCTTAGATGCTAATCACGGTATATTTGAAATCATATATGAAAATCAAACAATTAAAGATGGTGCGTTCAGTGAAGATTTCAAAATATGGGGAACGTACATACATGGTATATTCAACAACGATGCTTTCAGAAATAGCTTTTTAAAGACTCTTGGAGTTGAAATTAGTGAGTTATCTTACAAAGAGTCTCTTAACAAAAACATAGATAAATTGGCCGATGTTATAGAAGAAAACATCGATGTGCAAAAAATAATGGAAGATGCCGGAATTTTCTAA
- a CDS encoding HD domain-containing phosphohydrolase: MGKFSIMVVDDSKTVRAEIRSILSKVQFEGEKLEIHEAEGFEDFKTRYEPDKYALVLTDLVMEEEQSGIRVVNYIRHELGDAKTRIVLMTANPEKVPLELLENDCDVNYFLEKKTLSELSLKICVIAMLKAYKNVIAFEKALGALENIVESSKARPLEETLIQTFFQIRSFLILKNPTLEVGGVIYLDGVKIFPPEFVSRQKSGNSYNHIFETDIAGKRIRMEITSSKRLSDVDVDYINSLLSSLKRAYFYSEMSDIESDLVLRLANLIEVRSEETGNHVKRVAEISHVLAIESGFDPTQANLLRQASALHDIGKVGIPDHILNKPGKLDEREFAIIKEHTLIGFEILRNSRLKTFELGALVALQHHERWDGTGYPYGLSGSEIALEARIVEIADVFEALTHNRCYRPAWPVEKAVEYIVEMSGKQFDPALVEIFRKKLKDIVDILETFKD; the protein is encoded by the coding sequence ATGGGGAAATTCAGTATAATGGTCGTTGACGACTCGAAAACCGTACGCGCGGAAATAAGATCCATATTGAGCAAAGTTCAGTTTGAAGGTGAAAAGCTTGAAATACACGAAGCCGAAGGCTTCGAGGATTTTAAGACAAGGTACGAGCCGGACAAGTACGCGCTGGTGTTAACGGATTTGGTTATGGAAGAGGAGCAATCCGGGATAAGGGTCGTTAATTACATCCGCCACGAGCTTGGTGACGCTAAAACGAGAATTGTATTGATGACGGCAAATCCAGAGAAAGTTCCCCTGGAGCTCCTTGAAAATGATTGCGATGTGAATTATTTCCTCGAAAAGAAGACCCTTTCTGAACTTTCGCTGAAAATCTGCGTAATTGCCATGTTGAAGGCATATAAAAATGTTATTGCTTTTGAAAAGGCTCTTGGAGCTCTCGAAAATATCGTAGAAAGCTCCAAAGCTCGGCCGCTGGAGGAGACATTGATTCAAACCTTCTTTCAAATTCGCTCGTTCCTTATACTTAAAAATCCCACGCTCGAGGTTGGAGGCGTAATTTATCTCGATGGTGTAAAGATATTCCCACCGGAGTTCGTCTCAAGGCAGAAGTCAGGAAATAGTTACAACCATATATTCGAAACGGATATTGCTGGAAAAAGAATAAGAATGGAGATCACATCCAGTAAGCGACTATCGGATGTGGATGTGGATTATATAAACTCGCTCCTCTCGAGCCTAAAGAGAGCGTACTTTTATTCGGAAATGTCCGATATCGAATCTGACTTGGTACTGCGACTTGCGAACTTGATAGAAGTGCGTTCGGAGGAGACGGGAAACCACGTCAAGAGGGTTGCTGAGATTTCGCACGTACTCGCCATCGAAAGCGGATTCGACCCAACCCAGGCAAATTTACTCCGTCAAGCTTCCGCACTCCACGATATTGGAAAGGTCGGAATCCCGGATCACATTTTGAACAAGCCGGGGAAACTCGATGAAAGGGAGTTCGCGATAATTAAGGAACACACACTAATAGGTTTCGAGATATTGCGCAACTCAAGGCTAAAAACATTCGAACTTGGAGCACTCGTCGCCCTTCAGCACCACGAAAGATGGGATGGAACGGGATATCCTTATGGCCTATCCGGAAGCGAGATAGCGCTTGAAGCACGGATTGTTGAAATTGCGGATGTTTTTGAAGCTTTGACACACAATCGCTGTTATCGTCCTGCTTGGCCCGTTGAAAAGGCTGTCGAGTACATTGTCGAAATGAGTGGCAAGCAATTCGACCCTGCTTTGGTAGAGATTTTTAGAAAGAAATTAAAGGATATAGTGGATATCCTTGAAACTTTTAAGGATTGA
- the rplQ gene encoding 50S ribosomal protein L17: MRHRMKRNKLNRYASHRNALLRNLAKEIIEHSSIMTTTVKAKVGRQYIEKLIAKAIKAYKIKESNRAESVALRRQIFAELGDRRLVNKLVDEIAPKFVERNGGYLRVVKVGPRRGDGAEMAVLQLVSE; the protein is encoded by the coding sequence ATGAGACACCGAATGAAAAGGAATAAACTCAATAGATACGCAAGCCACAGGAACGCACTCCTTAGAAACCTTGCAAAAGAGATTATTGAACACAGTTCAATCATGACGACGACCGTTAAAGCAAAGGTTGGTAGACAATACATCGAGAAACTAATTGCCAAGGCTATAAAGGCTTACAAAATCAAAGAATCGAACAGGGCCGAAAGCGTAGCTCTCAGAAGACAAATATTCGCCGAGCTTGGAGATAGAAGACTCGTTAACAAACTTGTCGATGAAATAGCTCCAAAGTTTGTTGAGAGAAACGGTGGTTACCTGCGCGTTGTTAAGGTGGGGCCACGGAGAGGCGACGGTGCCGAGATGGCGGTTCTCCAGTTGGTAAGTGAATGA
- a CDS encoding YebC/PmpR family DNA-binding transcriptional regulator: protein MSGHNKWANIKHRKAAQDAKRSKIFTKIIREIIVAAREGGGNPDTNPRLRAVLEKAKEANMPKETIERSIKKGTGELEGEKYEEVIYEAYAPGGVALYILALTDNKNRTAQELRHLLSKNGGSLAESGSVAWIFERKGVIEIPAEKVPNMDEFMLMAIDAGAEDIEEGDPVLVYTAPENLSDLKEALAKNGFEGTAKITYKPKNTVKVTGADAEKVLKLIDILEDNDDVQEVFGNFEIDDAELEAIMQKLEG, encoded by the coding sequence ATGTCGGGACACAACAAATGGGCGAATATTAAGCATAGGAAAGCGGCGCAGGACGCCAAGAGGTCGAAGATCTTTACAAAAATAATCAGGGAAATAATCGTGGCCGCGAGAGAAGGTGGCGGAAACCCAGATACAAACCCAAGACTGAGGGCCGTTCTTGAGAAGGCAAAGGAAGCGAACATGCCCAAGGAAACAATAGAAAGATCCATCAAGAAGGGTACTGGAGAACTCGAAGGCGAAAAGTACGAAGAAGTCATCTACGAAGCCTACGCTCCGGGTGGCGTTGCACTTTACATCCTCGCATTAACCGACAACAAGAACAGAACGGCACAGGAACTCAGGCACCTGCTGAGCAAAAACGGTGGTTCTTTGGCCGAGAGCGGTTCGGTGGCTTGGATTTTCGAGAGGAAAGGTGTCATCGAAATCCCAGCTGAAAAGGTTCCCAACATGGACGAGTTCATGCTGATGGCCATAGATGCCGGTGCCGAAGACATCGAGGAAGGAGATCCTGTACTGGTTTACACCGCACCGGAAAACTTGTCTGATCTCAAAGAAGCTTTGGCTAAGAACGGATTCGAGGGAACGGCCAAGATCACGTACAAACCGAAGAACACAGTGAAGGTCACCGGTGCAGATGCCGAAAAAGTTCTTAAGCTCATAGACATTCTTGAGGACAACGACGATGTTCAGGAAGTTTTCGGCAACTTCGAAATTGACGATGCCGAACTCGAAGCTATCATGCAGAAACTCGAAGGTTGA
- a CDS encoding nuclease-related domain-containing protein — protein MIGQEFLKTLFLNLLMICVVIPLLVYCTYAFMLYFSFRKSSYSDFNKRFIKVLFDKGARGEFKIFRLLEKLVDKYSKGMAFIVPNVYVQKGNSETSEVDIVLVAPSGIVVVESKNYAGSVYGKIDEKFWTQVLPGKKSRFLNPLIQNEGHVKALSEFLKLPKESFRSVVVFPDSCNLKVERPVSNKVVLVKFSELPKVVKQFLSEPKIFTLGEVFQFNKVLVERSLVDEEIKRTHIEKVKEKRASWQRSLD, from the coding sequence ATGATTGGGCAGGAGTTTTTGAAGACACTCTTTTTAAATTTGCTGATGATTTGTGTCGTTATTCCTCTTTTGGTCTACTGCACGTACGCGTTCATGCTTTACTTTTCCTTTCGAAAATCGAGTTATTCTGATTTCAACAAGCGATTTATAAAGGTTCTGTTTGATAAAGGTGCGCGCGGCGAATTTAAGATATTTAGGTTGCTGGAAAAATTGGTTGATAAATACTCTAAGGGCATGGCCTTCATCGTTCCCAACGTTTATGTCCAGAAAGGTAACTCCGAAACTTCTGAGGTAGATATTGTTCTGGTTGCTCCCTCTGGTATAGTGGTTGTGGAATCGAAAAATTACGCAGGCTCAGTTTACGGAAAAATTGACGAAAAATTCTGGACGCAAGTGCTTCCAGGGAAGAAATCAAGATTCTTGAATCCCTTGATTCAAAATGAAGGCCACGTTAAGGCCCTCTCAGAATTTTTGAAATTACCGAAGGAGTCTTTCAGGTCTGTTGTCGTTTTTCCAGATAGTTGCAATTTGAAAGTTGAAAGACCCGTTTCAAACAAAGTAGTCCTCGTGAAATTCTCTGAACTTCCGAAAGTTGTAAAGCAATTTTTAAGCGAGCCAAAGATCTTTACGCTTGGAGAGGTATTTCAATTCAATAAGGTTTTAGTTGAACGCTCTTTGGTCGACGAAGAAATAAAACGTACCCATATTGAAAAGGTTAAAGAGAAGCGCGCAAGTTGGCAACGGAGTTTAGATTAA
- a CDS encoding CheR family methyltransferase yields MSLDDSKDKKFVWLSTSQFGEIPELPWEEFEWFVQKVKDTMGLDLSGYKPERMKRRIEMLIRKYSCKSYKEYLELIQKDPKKKDEFLDKLTINVTEFFRNPEKWQELKEKFLPELLRESGPRFRAWSAGCSSGEEPYSLAILLEELKAPPTAKILATDIDIGVLTKAQIGEYDERSMVSTPSEYIQKYFIVRDGKYIVKPNVKARVQFKRHNLLQDPFEKGFDLIMCRNVVIYFEMEAKDQLYRKFSESLRTGGILFVGNTERIFNYKALGLEVASPFIYRKVT; encoded by the coding sequence ATGTCGCTGGACGACTCGAAGGACAAAAAGTTCGTGTGGCTTTCCACTTCCCAATTTGGTGAAATTCCCGAGCTTCCGTGGGAAGAATTTGAGTGGTTCGTCCAAAAAGTGAAAGACACCATGGGACTTGACCTTTCTGGGTACAAACCGGAAAGGATGAAACGTCGTATTGAGATGCTTATCAGAAAATACAGTTGCAAGTCCTACAAAGAGTACCTCGAGCTGATTCAAAAAGATCCCAAAAAGAAGGATGAATTTCTCGATAAGCTTACAATCAACGTGACAGAATTCTTCCGCAATCCCGAAAAATGGCAGGAGCTAAAAGAAAAATTTTTACCGGAGCTCTTGAGAGAAAGCGGTCCGAGGTTCAGGGCTTGGAGTGCTGGTTGTTCATCCGGTGAAGAACCATACTCACTCGCAATACTACTCGAGGAGCTAAAGGCACCACCAACGGCGAAAATACTTGCTACGGACATTGATATCGGCGTGCTCACCAAAGCCCAGATCGGAGAATACGACGAGCGTTCGATGGTGAGTACCCCATCCGAGTACATCCAAAAGTACTTCATTGTACGCGATGGTAAATACATAGTTAAACCAAACGTGAAAGCACGTGTCCAGTTCAAGAGACACAACCTTCTCCAGGATCCGTTTGAAAAAGGATTTGACCTGATCATGTGCAGGAACGTTGTGATTTACTTTGAAATGGAAGCGAAGGATCAACTGTACAGAAAGTTCTCAGAAAGTCTCCGAACCGGTGGTATCCTTTTCGTGGGGAACACAGAGAGGATCTTCAACTACAAGGCACTTGGACTTGAGGTAGCTTCGCCGTTCATCTACCGAAAAGTAACCTGA
- a CDS encoding RluA family pseudouridine synthase, producing the protein MVELLVTSRENGWRLDKFVLEKAPDWVSRTFIQKAIKNGEILVNGTSKKPSYRVKTGDTITLNLPEKPQMPEVLPENIPLDIIYEDRDILVINKQPGIITHPIPSHTSGTIVNAVLYHCKDLQGIGGVLRPGIVHRLDKDTSGVMVIAKNDLAHQSLTKQFKDRLTEKLYVCLVKGVPEKSEGVIEISIARNPVLRVKMTATNSPLGKPAVTYYRVVRRFGNIASLVFAYPKTGRTHQIRVHMKYIGHPLMGDEVYGRAKEDEIYGIKRQMLHALMLAFYHPRTGEKMKFIARIPEDFKNAIVNLNSVANLRASL; encoded by the coding sequence ATGGTGGAGCTACTGGTAACGTCGAGAGAAAACGGATGGCGCTTGGACAAATTTGTGCTCGAAAAAGCCCCAGATTGGGTCTCCAGAACGTTCATTCAGAAAGCTATAAAGAATGGAGAAATCTTGGTGAATGGGACTTCGAAGAAGCCCAGTTACAGGGTGAAGACTGGGGATACAATTACCTTGAACCTTCCGGAGAAACCCCAGATGCCGGAGGTACTCCCGGAGAACATTCCTCTTGACATCATCTACGAGGATAGGGATATCCTCGTTATCAACAAACAGCCCGGTATCATCACCCATCCAATTCCATCCCATACCTCAGGTACGATTGTCAACGCCGTACTTTACCATTGCAAAGACCTTCAAGGTATCGGCGGTGTTCTCAGACCGGGAATCGTCCACAGGCTCGATAAGGACACCAGTGGAGTGATGGTCATCGCCAAAAACGACTTGGCACACCAATCACTCACCAAACAGTTCAAAGACAGATTGACCGAAAAACTCTACGTGTGTTTGGTAAAGGGCGTACCTGAGAAAAGCGAGGGAGTTATAGAAATTAGTATTGCAAGAAACCCTGTGCTCAGGGTGAAGATGACCGCCACAAACAGCCCGCTGGGAAAACCCGCCGTGACGTACTATCGCGTGGTCAGACGTTTTGGAAACATCGCTTCTCTGGTCTTCGCTTATCCGAAGACGGGAAGGACGCACCAGATACGGGTCCATATGAAATACATCGGTCACCCGCTGATGGGAGACGAGGTTTACGGAAGGGCTAAGGAAGATGAAATTTACGGCATCAAACGGCAGATGCTCCACGCTTTAATGCTTGCGTTTTACCATCCGCGGACTGGTGAAAAAATGAAATTCATTGCGAGGATTCCGGAAGATTTTAAAAACGCTATCGTTAATCTAAACTCCGTTGCCAACTTGCGCGCTTCTCTTTAA
- a CDS encoding DDE-type integrase/transposase/recombinase encodes MFSFLRTQNSWTVSPLFICLLAFILFFSNLSFRQIRNVLSLNGYCSSVSTIYRWIKTLSSAIKFSPIHFKVLCVDEKFEKLASKGKTDTVYVFLAVSLDNYLIANFGVSLNRDTLQAIKLIFPCQPKLVLSDGLTSYAQACEYLNISHKTVSSRVNQAVESRNSLLAMFTQVRRGFKKLSNVISYIKAFVVLHNIKRELRMQEPGGWVKIQRLLVEYMVNQFEELFAFG; translated from the coding sequence TTGTTCTCTTTTCTTCGGACACAAAATTCTTGGACAGTCTCCCCTCTTTTCATTTGCCTTCTTGCCTTCATCCTCTTCTTCTCTAACCTCTCCTTCAGGCAAATCAGAAACGTCTTATCTCTCAACGGCTACTGCTCAAGTGTTTCTACCATCTACCGCTGGATAAAAACACTCTCTTCTGCCATCAAGTTCTCACCTATCCACTTCAAGGTCCTTTGCGTCGATGAAAAGTTCGAAAAACTCGCCTCAAAGGGAAAGACCGATACCGTCTATGTCTTCCTTGCTGTCAGTCTTGATAACTACCTGATTGCCAACTTCGGTGTTTCTCTCAACCGTGATACGCTCCAAGCCATCAAGCTAATATTCCCTTGCCAACCTAAGCTTGTGCTATCTGATGGATTAACCTCATACGCTCAAGCCTGTGAGTATCTAAACATTTCCCACAAAACCGTCAGCTCCAGAGTAAATCAAGCGGTAGAATCCAGAAACAGCCTTCTTGCGATGTTCACGCAAGTCAGAAGAGGGTTCAAGAAGTTATCGAACGTGATCAGCTACATCAAAGCGTTCGTTGTACTGCACAACATCAAGCGGGAGTTGAGAATGCAAGAGCCAGGAGGCTGGGTGAAGATACAAAGACTGCTGGTGGAGTACATGGTGAATCAGTTTGAAGAGCTATTTGCGTTTGGCTGA
- a CDS encoding trigger factor translates to MEVKEISREKNVVVREYTFDKEDIKRLEDKATQNLNKRKVLIEGFRPGRVPKEIYKMRLKESFYEIYVASEAIEEVERMLDNEEVELIIPVVISDAKFSSDAGTVTVELHFEPEVSVDLSKIKLRKAKEDETIDGYVEFKKKILLEQNVTLEPKEGPAEVGDQVVVKERVLREDKEVRNEEEKNYIIFEDDKRDVIVNLIGKKAGDVVEFEKTFKTADGRDLVYKYILEITQIYKRLVPEFTDEFVKGLGIENVETVEQFERHAREEGKKIYDEELMDSFVEQFLQQLPEATEMDISEKTLQRFAEDTIEKLKEDGKYEEYLKQFESYEKMVEHINETFLETAKRNLALKKLAKEYDVKIGLEDLRAYAERMAPKWGVSPDKIEATYRTNKNFRDDVTVQILTEKILKTILDKITIEEVSFKKENDNGGEGEK, encoded by the coding sequence ATGGAGGTCAAAGAAATTTCGAGGGAAAAAAACGTGGTGGTAAGGGAGTACACCTTTGACAAGGAGGATATTAAGAGACTTGAGGACAAGGCCACGCAGAACCTGAACAAGCGGAAGGTTCTCATCGAAGGTTTCAGGCCTGGAAGGGTTCCGAAAGAGATTTACAAAATGCGCCTCAAAGAGTCTTTTTACGAGATTTACGTCGCTTCCGAGGCGATCGAAGAAGTTGAGCGCATGCTCGATAACGAGGAAGTTGAACTTATCATTCCAGTGGTCATCTCGGATGCAAAGTTCTCAAGCGACGCTGGAACTGTAACGGTAGAGCTCCACTTCGAACCGGAGGTTAGTGTTGACTTATCCAAGATAAAGCTGAGAAAGGCCAAAGAAGACGAGACCATCGATGGATACGTCGAATTCAAGAAGAAGATTCTCTTGGAGCAAAACGTTACACTTGAGCCCAAGGAAGGACCTGCGGAAGTTGGAGACCAAGTCGTTGTAAAGGAACGCGTGTTGAGGGAGGACAAGGAAGTTAGAAACGAAGAGGAAAAGAATTATATAATCTTTGAAGACGACAAAAGGGACGTCATTGTCAACCTAATTGGCAAAAAGGCCGGTGACGTTGTTGAATTCGAAAAGACCTTCAAAACTGCAGATGGAAGGGATTTGGTTTACAAGTACATTCTCGAAATCACTCAAATCTACAAGAGGTTAGTGCCTGAATTCACGGACGAATTCGTCAAAGGTTTGGGAATTGAGAACGTCGAAACAGTTGAACAATTTGAGCGACATGCACGTGAGGAAGGTAAGAAGATATACGATGAGGAACTCATGGACAGCTTTGTTGAACAGTTCCTCCAGCAGTTACCCGAGGCCACCGAAATGGATATAAGCGAGAAGACGTTGCAACGCTTTGCCGAGGATACGATAGAAAAACTAAAAGAAGATGGAAAATACGAAGAGTACCTGAAACAATTTGAAAGCTACGAAAAGATGGTCGAGCACATCAACGAGACATTCCTCGAAACAGCTAAGCGAAACCTCGCACTTAAAAAATTGGCCAAAGAATACGATGTAAAAATTGGTTTGGAGGATCTCAGAGCTTATGCCGAGAGAATGGCACCTAAGTGGGGTGTGAGCCCAGACAAGATAGAAGCCACTTACCGAACCAACAAGAATTTTAGAGACGATGTAACAGTCCAAATACTTACCGAAAAGATCCTGAAAACGATCCTTGACAAGATCACAATTGAAGAGGTAAGCTTTAAGAAAGAGAACGACAACGGTGGCGAAGGTGAGAAATAA
- a CDS encoding transposase, producing MASISNEQFRQVVEDTFKQLSLQYNIDLQPGSPLRLFLETAINAIMRGERDVFLSNDPDNKANGFYSRFLDTTMGKLNLSVPRDRNSNFRPQIIPDKYVRNDASYSNLLRSLLVNGYSDSSLRNTLKALGLSYSQSDLDHIVKSLKEELMLFKTR from the coding sequence ATGGCTTCTATCTCCAATGAACAATTCCGCCAGGTCGTTGAAGATACTTTTAAACAACTTTCTTTGCAATACAACATCGATTTACAACCTGGTTCTCCTCTTCGTTTGTTCTTGGAAACCGCTATCAATGCCATCATGCGTGGTGAACGCGATGTCTTTCTTTCTAATGACCCTGATAACAAAGCTAATGGCTTTTATTCCCGTTTCCTTGATACCACCATGGGCAAACTTAATCTTTCTGTCCCTCGCGATCGTAATTCTAACTTCCGTCCTCAAATTATCCCTGATAAGTATGTCAGAAACGATGCGTCTTATTCTAACTTACTCCGATCTCTTCTTGTCAATGGTTATTCTGATTCTTCTTTACGTAATACTCTTAAAGCTCTTGGACTTTCTTATTCCCAAAGTGATTTAGACCACATTGTTAAGTCACTCAAAGAAGAACTTATGCTTTTCAAAACTCGTTAA